Within the Salmo salar chromosome ssa12, Ssal_v3.1, whole genome shotgun sequence genome, the region tctcctctctgcctttaACTGGGTTCTGTTGCTCCCCAGCTATCTGTGGTTgatgcctctcctctctgcctttaACTGGGTTCTGTTGCTCCCCAGCTATCTGTGGttgaggcctctcctctctgcctttaACTGGGTTCTGTTGCTCCCCAGCTATCTGTGGTTgatgcctctcctctctgcctttaACTGGGTTCTGTTGCTCCCCAGCTATCTGTAGttgaggcctctcctctctgcctttaACTGGGTTCTGTTGCTCCCCAGCTATCTGTGGTTgatgcctctcctctctgcctttaACTGGGTTCTGTTGCTCCCCAGCTATCTGTGGttgaggcctctcctctctgcctttaACTGGGTTCTGTTGCTCCCCAGCTATCTGTGGTTGAGGCCTCTCCTCTGCCTTTAACTGGGTTCTGTTGCTCCCCAGCTATCTGTGGTTgatgcctctcctctctgcctttaACTGGGTTCTGTTGCTCCCCAGCTATCTGTGGttgaggcctctcctctctgcctttaACTGGGTTCTGTTGCTCCCCAACTGTCTGTGGCGGAggcctcttcctgtccttcttctgcttcttcttcctTGTCTCAGTGTTACCATGACTCTGTCTGGAGACTGGAGGAGTCACCAGGTCCTCTTCCTTGTCTCAGTGTTACCATGACTCTGTCTGGAGACTGGAGGAGTCACCAGGTCCTCTTCCTTGTCTCAGTGTTACCATGACTCTGTCTGGAGACTGGAGGAGTCACCAGGTCCTCTTCCTTGTCTCAGTGTTACCATGACTCTGTCTGGAGGAGTCACCAGGTCATACTGACTAGGCTCATTCACGACACACCTCACGGTTCAGCTGTCAGAGATTTCAGCACTAAATGTATCAGGGCATTGCATACATAGACCTATAGCCTTAGGTGTCCACTGTATGATCTTAATATTTTACATTCTatttttatatataatatatatatatagcctacagcacattcggaaagtattcagaccccttgattttttccacattttgttacgttacagccttattataaaatggattaaatagttttttcccctcatcactctacacacaatactccataatgacaaagcaaaaaagggtttttagacatttttgctaatttattaaaaacaaaaacagacatatcacatatacataagtattcagaccctttactcagtactttgttgaagcctctttggcagcgattacagcctgaagtcttcttgggtatgaacctacaagtttggcacacctgtatttggggagtttcccccattcttctctgcagatcctctcaagctctgtcagattggatggggagcgtcgctgcacagctattttcaggtctttccagagatgttcgatcgggttcaagtctgggctctggctgggccactcaaggacattcagagacttgtcccgaagccactcctgtgttgtctttccctgtgtttagggtcattgtcctgttggaaggtgagccttcgccccagtctgaggtccatcaaggatctctctgtactttgctccattcatctttccctcaatcctgactagtgtcgcagttcctgccgctgaaaaatatccccacagcatgatgctgccatcaccatgcttcaccgtagggatggtgtcaggtttcctccagacgtgacgcttggcattcaggccaaagagttaaatcttggtttcatcagaccagagaatcttgcaccaaatgttctactttacttacttacttactacaGCCGTCTGGTTAAGCTAGCACCAAATGATTtgggaaataaataaatcagCTAGCTACCAATCTATTTTAGTTTCACTGTTCGATAATTCCAAAAACGAACTCACTAAtccaggccgtgattgggagtcccatagggcggcgcacaattggcccagcgtcgtctgggtttggccgggataggccgtcattgtaaataagaatttgttcttaactgatttgcctagttaaataacggttcaatttgaaaaatatatatatataaataaattgtgcgccgccctatgggagtcccagtaacggccagatgtgatacagcctggaatcgaaccagggactgtagtgactcctcttgcgctgagatgcagtgccttagagcgcgcgccactcgggagcccaaaacaCAATCCTCACTCCTGCTCTGACTCTATTTGAAGGACCTGATCAAAGCCATTGATTAGGAAATAATTAGGTTCATGATATCATTAGTTACTCTATCCTATTGCAGATATTTATGTTTAATTCATTGACACAACACAGCACATTATTGAAGCTCCCTGATGGTGCTAAGAAACCTGATGACTGGGAGCAGTAGCATACCTACATCATgtgaagacagtcagtgtgaccTTCCGCATAAGGTATTTGATTGAATAAATAATAATTGCAAAAACTTGCTTCTCTACTCAATCAATTCAACAAACCGTTCAGTACCTACTTGGAAATTCACCAGTTTTAGGTCCTGTCTGTcttcacactccagtacagtaggtggcggtaatgcgcAATTTCAATTGGTTTGCAaacattacaaaaaataaaacactaaattAGAATCAAAAAGGTGAAGAAGAAAATAGGAAGTAGTTGACGAGAAGCTAGCTAGCATGGTTAATATTTAGCTAGCTGCTTCACTTCAGAATACTGTACTAACTAATTAACAATCTCTTTAACGGATTGTAGCTGTCTTGCCATTGACTACATTTTTGTTGGTACGTAGGTAGGACAATATGAGCGGAGAGAGGGAAACGTTGTTGGATGGAATCGAACAGAGTTTGTGGAATTTAACCGAGAACAATTTACGTTACCTGTGTGAACGTTGTGGAATAGCTGGCCAAGATGGCTCCGACGTTAAAGGGAAGAATTATCGCTCGTTGCGTCGTAAAATAGAAGAATATTGTGAAAGTGATGATTTAATGAAATTAGAGGACCAGGGAATGTCTTGGTTACTCCAACTGCAAAACGACATCAAAACAATACAACAAGATGCTAGCCTCAGCCAGTCAGCGCAAGTGGACACACTGGACGGCACCGAACCAAGCAGAACCAAGAACGAGGGGGGCGCTGAGAGGTTGACAGACCCAGCTCCAGAGAGACACATACCACCAGAACAAAGGGAGAAAGTGAGTGACGTGAGTATTAAATCCCAGTCACAGAGACTTCACCGTTACTTGCCAGATAATTGTAGTAGATCGGAAAAACAGATACAGATTAGCTCAGCTTCAGCAGCCTAGAATCGCAGGCTATTTAGcccgatctaggatcagtttagccttttcgGATCATAACGAATGAATTATGTAGATAGGTGGGTGGGACCTGATCGTAGATCAGCACccatactctgagacgctttattaATATATAGGCCCAGATCCTTATCACTTTGTTaagactacactgacacactctaTTTTGTATGTAGGACTCAGAAGACCCATCTAGACAGTCCCCACCCAGTTCTTCGGAGCCCCAGCGCTCGGCGTCATCACCGGGTCCTGACAGGAACCATGGTGACCAGAGGTCAAAACTGGGTAGTCTGCGGATAGTTCTACAAAAAGTTGTTGTCGtcaaggaggaggaagatgactgggATTGTTGTGTTACAGGTAAGTGATTAGATGTGTTAAGATGAGATGTACTTTAATGTCCATTAACTTAGAGCACTTTGTGTTAGTTTTTGTGTTAGTGCTGGATTGAACGAAAGACTGCACAGTCTGTAGGTAATTAAGCAAGCCTTGGTGCAGGAGCCTCTCTTGTTTCTGTAACggaaggcagcttgatgtaccagccTTGGGACAgaatgtacaagtacacccactGGACAGGACACTATTTCCCCCAGGGCCAAATGAAGAATAACAACATGAGCTGGACTCACTTGCCTCTGTTCCTTATTCTCTCCCGTCTCTGTCCCACAGGTGAGAGTCCCAACCAACCATCTGCCAGTGAATATAGTCCCTCTTCATCGGAAGAACCAGAACATTCCGAATACGAAGATCCTGAACATTCCGAATCCGAAGAACCTGAACAACGACGAGTGAAACGCAAAACTAAGACTCACAGCTGCCTAGCGTGTGGGAGGAAGTTTGTCTCCTTGTACACACTAAGGAGACAccagaacaggacacacacaggagaggagacggagaagAGTAAAGGACAGAGTCCTGCTTCAGGAGAACCTGAACAACAGAAGAGGAAATGGGGAGTCAGGAAGACCCACTCCTGCCCCGAGTGTGGGAGACACTGCCCATCGTTATCAGCACTGAAGGTCCACCAGAGAatccacactggagagaagccttacctctGCTCTGAGTGTGGGAAGGGCTTCACTTATCAAAGTAGCTTGAGATTACACCAGAAGAAAGACTCAGCTGACAAGGTGACCTGCTGCTGTGGACAAGAGTTCTCCTCAAAGTGCGTTCTGGAGGTTCACTTGAAGACAGACACTGGAGCCAAGCCTTACACCTGCTGCGTTTGTGGCAAGGGGTTCGGTAAAAAAGAACGGCTAAAGGAACACCAGCGatctcacacaggagagatgccTTACTCTTGCTCTTTCTGTGGCAAGGGTTACTACCAAAAACCGGCTTGGAAAGCCCACGAGCGAACACACACCGAGGAGAAGCCCCTGTGCTCTGTGTGCGGACGGACCTTCTCTAATAACACTACATTAAAAGtccaccagcgaacacacacaggagagaagcctttcctcTGCTCTGAGTGTGGCAAGGGCTTCCTCAGTAAAGCATACCTGACGACCCACCAGCGATTCAACTGTTCTGGGGGAGAGGAACGACGGCGAGCAAAGAGCTTTCACAAGTGTCCGGACTGTGGGAAGGAGTTCACTCAAGCAAACAAACTGGAGAGACAcacgagaacacacacaggagagaggcctTACCAGTGCTCTGTGTGTGGGATGAGGTTCAACCAGAAAGGGAATCTCAAAACGCATTTTAAAGTGCACACAGGTGAGTGTCCTCTACCATTAATACATCCTGATGGACTACTAGCAAACTGTCAGTGATCAAAACCATGTTGTTTTAAAAACAACAATCTCATCCACACCTTAACAAtaacattgttgcatgttgcattggtttagtcccaaatggcactttattcatctatagtgcactacatttggccAGGGCCCATATGGGCCCACTGAGTGTCCgtgtgtctgtctatacaggaggGGATCCCAGTTTAGTGGCTGACATGGAGACTCCCTCTGAACAACCTCGGGACAACAGACGTAAAGCTGGGAGACCACAACGCTGCCTCCATCAGCATGACGAGGAGGGAACCCAAAACCTACCGGCACCACAATCCCACCACCTCCCGGCAccacagagggagggaacatCCCACCCCCTCCCGGCACCACAGAAACCCACCATGTCCCCCAGGGGAGAAAAACACTATCTCTGCCCTGAATGTGGCAAGACTTACACCAGGGAATATGACCTCCGGGTCCACCTcagaacgcacacaggagagagaccgtACCAGTGTGATGAATGCGGAAAGACCTTTGTTCGGAAACAAGGGCTCCGTCAACACCGGCGGTCGCATGCTCCCAAGCCCATGGGACCGACCCGTCAGTTAGGCCGGCCCGTCAGCATGGGCTCCAGTAGCAGAAGACCTAACCAATCACCCAGGATGGGAAGCTCTAAGCAGCAGTTGTCCAGGGTTGATAAACCCATGCCTCCGTTCTCTAGTGTAGAGAGACCCATGCCGTTCCATACAGTGGAGAGACCCATGCCTTTACATCGAGTGGAGAGACCGATGCCGTTACCAGACATGGAGAGAGAACACTGGCAGTACTGGCACCTTTAAACTCCATGGCTAGGtctgcatcctattccctatctagtgcactacttttgacaagggctcaTGGGGTTCTggacaaatgtagtgcactataaatggaatagggtgccattttggacacaccaTGTCTCCCATGACTAAACAGAACTGTTCTTCTTGCttccgtttgtgtgtgtgtgtgtgtgtgtgtgtgtgtgtgtgtgtgtgtgcgcgcatgttgTTGCGTCCTCATTTATGATCAGTATAATAATCGTTACCACTGTGCAAGATAATCTTGCCAACTGTAGTTATAGTAACGTACATATTTTTAATCAACAAAAATTAAGCGATTGCATTTTTGTCCATTCTagtgtataaaaaataaataaaaaagatctTATTTTACTTATTGAATCTGTAATGATACAAAACAAATCCACAGTGACGTACATGTCATAATGCCAGTATCAAACGTTGGCCCTTTTTGTATATGCCTTATAACATTTTGATTTCATTGCCAGTATAAGCAGAGATGGCTAAGTTGTAAGATATGTCATCTGTTGTCTTTACACTTCAGCCCGGAtggtggcggtgtgtgtgtgtgttgcttcctCGTCTGTGATCAGTACAATAAAGTCTGCTGTATTGTGTAAGATAAGCATTCCGACTGTAGTTGTCATCCTGTGCATATTTTAGTCCTTGTGTTTTTTTAATATCTTGTTACTTATTTAAGCTGTCATGAGACTAAGAAATCCACATTGACTTGCATGTCATAATACCATGGACCAATAAATTAACATTGGGAGGGgggaaaaacgtatttctctcttTATTACCTTTATGTATAAAAACGTTTGACTTCAGAAACGGTCAGAGAACTAGGTTGTAAGAGACTTGTCCTCTATTGTCTTTGTTCTCCAGACCGCATAGGGGCGCTAAAGCACAGACAAAAGACAACCTCATACCAGAAGTAAAAAGCCAAACTGACTTCGACAGTTTACAGAACTGCACTTATAACATCTCATTGTTCAAAACACTTTTgcagaaaaaaatgtaatgaaaGGAAGACCGCAGCTTTTGATTAAATACCCTCGGGTGTTGGTATTTCCCAGCCTCCAACGAGACTCGAGGTTACGACCAACAACATTGCCAGTCATCATTATACATTTGAAACTAAATGAGCTTTGTAATTAGTTAGCTCAGGGATTCATTCCATATGCTATGGACGAGGTAAGACTCTGAATGTGCGCTAGCCACATCTCTTTTCTGCATTCTGTTCGGCGGTTGCTATACCAAATGTTGTGGCTAGCTCGCAAATCAAGTTGCTCAGTATTTTATGGAGATCAGTGAATGGTAGCAACATCAGTAACGTTACTAGCTAACTTGTCGTAGCTCGCTGATATGTCGTTTTCTAGTAAGGTAACGTAGCTAGTTAACTGGCCAGCTAGCTTGATGAATGACAATACAATCAACAGTAGCTGGTGTGTTTTGGTTTGCATTGattgatatcaaatcaaatgttattggtcatatacacatatttagcatattttgttgcgggtgtagcgaaatgcttgtgttcctggctccaacagtgcattagtatctaacaattcacaacaagtcacaaatctaaaagtaaatgaatggaattaagaaat harbors:
- the LOC106564092 gene encoding oocyte zinc finger protein XlCOF6 isoform X2 — its product is MSGERETLLDGIEQSLWNLTENNLRYLCERCGIAGQDGSDVKGKNYRSLRRKIEEYCESDDLMKLEDQGMSWLLQLQNDIKTIQQDASLSQSAQVDTLDGTEPSRTKNEGGAERLTDPAPERHIPPEQREKDSEDPSRQSPPSSSEPQRSASSPGPDRNHGDQRSKLGSLRIVLQKVVVVKEEEDDWDCCVTGESPNQPSASEYSPSSSEEPEHSEYEDPEHSESEEPEQRRVKRKTKTHSCLACGRKFVSLYTLRRHQNRTHTGEETEKSKGQSPASGEPEQQKRKWGVRKTHSCPECGRHCPSLSALKVHQRIHTGEKPYLCSECGKGFTYQSSLRLHQKKDSADKVTCCCGQEFSSKCVLEVHLKTDTGAKPYTCCVCGKGFGKKERLKEHQRSHTGEMPYSCSFCGKGYYQKPAWKAHERTHTEEKPLCSVCGRTFSNNTTLKVHQRTHTGEKPFLCSECGKGFLSKAYLTTHQRFNCSGGEERRRAKSFHKCPDCGKEFTQANKLERHTRTHTGERPYQCSVCGMRFNQKGNLKTHFKVHTGGDPSLVADMETPSEQPRDNRRKAGRPQRCLHQHDEEGTQNLPAPQSHHLPAPQREGTSHPLPAPQKPTMSPRGEKHYLCPECGKTYTREYDLRVHLRTHTGERPYQCDECGKTFVRKQGLRQHRRSHAPKPMGPTRQLGRPVSMGSSSRRPNQSPRMGSSKQQLSRVDKPMPPFSSVERPMPFHTVERPMPLHRVERPMPLPDMEREHWQYWHL
- the LOC106564092 gene encoding oocyte zinc finger protein XlCOF6 isoform X1; translated protein: MSGERETLLDGIEQSLWNLTENNLRYLCERCGIAGQDGSDVKGKNYRSLRRKIEEYCESDDLMKLEDQGMSWLLQLQNDIKTIQQDASLSQSAQVDTLDGTEPSRTKNEGGAERLTDPAPERHIPPEQREKVSDDSEDPSRQSPPSSSEPQRSASSPGPDRNHGDQRSKLGSLRIVLQKVVVVKEEEDDWDCCVTGESPNQPSASEYSPSSSEEPEHSEYEDPEHSESEEPEQRRVKRKTKTHSCLACGRKFVSLYTLRRHQNRTHTGEETEKSKGQSPASGEPEQQKRKWGVRKTHSCPECGRHCPSLSALKVHQRIHTGEKPYLCSECGKGFTYQSSLRLHQKKDSADKVTCCCGQEFSSKCVLEVHLKTDTGAKPYTCCVCGKGFGKKERLKEHQRSHTGEMPYSCSFCGKGYYQKPAWKAHERTHTEEKPLCSVCGRTFSNNTTLKVHQRTHTGEKPFLCSECGKGFLSKAYLTTHQRFNCSGGEERRRAKSFHKCPDCGKEFTQANKLERHTRTHTGERPYQCSVCGMRFNQKGNLKTHFKVHTGGDPSLVADMETPSEQPRDNRRKAGRPQRCLHQHDEEGTQNLPAPQSHHLPAPQREGTSHPLPAPQKPTMSPRGEKHYLCPECGKTYTREYDLRVHLRTHTGERPYQCDECGKTFVRKQGLRQHRRSHAPKPMGPTRQLGRPVSMGSSSRRPNQSPRMGSSKQQLSRVDKPMPPFSSVERPMPFHTVERPMPLHRVERPMPLPDMEREHWQYWHL